Part of the Plasmodium vinckei vinckei genome assembly, chromosome: PVVCY_13 genome, aatataaatgtaatataataaaagagaacttgataaatataaataaaaatgcaaatataaaatgtgttattaataatcctattgattatttttataataatataatgaatgataataattatgatatattgATATGTAACTTGtctgtaaaaaataatttaaaaattgaaaaagtgtgtagaaaatataataaaaaaataattacttGTAATGTTACTAATGTTATAGggtatttaaatataagaataggaaagcatatatatatggggAAAAAACAACCAAACAAATTAAGTTGTAATGATAGTACATATTCCTTTTCTTATTATTACAACATAGCTTTATCGTTATATGACGACTTaaaggaatatataaatgatgtagattatttaaattttcaaacaaataatgaattaagtaaaatattatttttagcaAAAATTTATCATAACTTTTCTTATGAAATTAATGAGACAATAAGatctgaaaaaataataaaatgtgttaaagacaaaataaaattaacaaatataagTTATGGAAATTTGAATAAGGTAgactattttatttatttattgaatattaaaaaaagaataaaattcattttacaaaataataattatataactaATGAAGGGTGTAATaaccatatatatttatttttaattatctataaaagttttataaaaaaaaaaaaatatatgccatatttatacaatgGCAATAATGATGGAAGTAAAAATGTAGAACCATTTCGAGGAATAAACGAGATTAAAactattttgaaaaaaagaaaatatgagGATGAAAAAGagattaaatttttaattataaaaaaaaaaaaaaaatataactttAAAAAGGATTTTGAAATTTCTCATTTTgtctatttattttcaaattttttttacataaattttgttGATAGTGAAGAGAGGGTCAATAAAAACCAAACATTGATGGAAAactttttgtatttttattatttacacaGTGTTTCATGTAATCATGATAATAGTTTAGGTAGCagtttaaatgataatggGGATTGTTCCTCAGACGGGTTGAGGGAAGAGCACAGCTTAGCAAGCAGTGAACTACTACTTTGCAATGACAAAAAGGACTTGCTAAACTTTGGGAGGCACACCCATTttaataacataaaaaagggAGAAGTAGAAGAGGAAGtagtaaaacaaaattgtaatgataaagatggcacatttttatttttcaaaatggATAATCAAAAATTACGAAGCATGTCTTATATTGATGTTAATGTTAATACGTtattggaaaaaataaaaattagtaataaattatttgaagaTTTAGATAAGCTTAAACATGTTTCTTCTAACTATTTAACTACAATTATGTCAGGATTAATAACCCAGgaagttataaaaatatgctcaatatatttaaagccacatataaattattattttataaaaacaagTTCCTTACAATTTATGCATAGGTAATAAGTTTGAAAATTGTAAGAagcattttttatcttatGTGTTGTCAAAGAGAATCGGTATTTTTTCCCAATGCATAAGCATATGGGGATTCATTTATTCCAttctcttatttttttaagtgtgtatggatatattttaataaaaacatgTATTTCAAATAGTCAAAGAGTTTGTAAAGATTGAGAAACAAACTTGATAAGAAATCAAAAGGAACGAGATAAAAATggtacaaaaaaaattatgaaaaattgaaaaaactAAAACGGAATAAAACAGAATAAAGTAGAAGAAACAGAAGAAAAGGCAATAtgttttacaattttttcgaattttaaatcaaacaaattgtaaaaaatgaaaacataATTAGTGATTGTATCAATAGagtaataattatgatatgGTTAGTATGGAATTGGGAATGTTATTTCGATCATaagataaattatatattgggGTACCTTGGTCATAAGAGACATGAACTCCAGGCTCAAAATGCAATtccgaaaaaaaatagattaaaaaatatttaggatattcattaaaattcattttaggaaaaaataatttagttGAGTCGTGCATAAATGTGATTAATCCAatattaaacattttttgaaaagcATTATAATCAGTTTCATCACCCCAATGTGAATGTCCAGGTCTTGTTCTTCCGAAAAATAATGCAGCTGCTTTTTGTTGCATAGTTTTTGTTTCAACAATTATTGAATGGGGTGCAAAATGATAATCATTATTAAGTATTGAAGAGTAAGATAAATCATCCCCAGGTACAGCAAATAACATactatatgttttttttttatctcttTTTCTTGTTATTACTTTATGAAAAGTTGTATGTAGAATAACAGCATATATATCCTTGTTATGGTAACTGTACTTATTAAATGGGTGATGTAATTGCTTCGTTACATcatgaaaattaaaaaatggaaaaacaTCACCTCTTTTTGGAGTTTTAGCGTATAAATGTGAAGCTAAAACTTTGGATTTATAAACTTTTCCTTTTAAGGTTGGAATTAAATTTGATGGAATATTACGAATTCCAAAATcagttatattattttcttttagtgatattaatttgaaaaaaattaattcaaACATTCTGTTATCGAACCCATGAAGATCTTCCAAAATCTCGTCATAGTTATATACTTCCTCTTCATTCTGTTGATTTTGTTCATCCTGTTCATCTTCTTCATCTTCTTCATCTTCGTCATCACTATATTCATCATAccttttattatctttagTATACACATCACGTTTAGATAAAGCAGGTGGTTTATTTGATTCTGATTCGTTTGGTGCTTGTATGACTCCTTgagatttattttttttatattttggaTCTGCATTTTGTGACTTTTTTTGAAtagattttttattagttttacgtgcttttttatcttttttttttataaaaatggattttatttttttcgccAACCCTGACTCAAGACCCAAAAGTTTtgaaattgaaaatttagATTGCACCTTGGTAAttaatgattttttttttaaattatagtTTGAATATTCCAAATTGGTTAGCATTTCGAGCATACTTTTTAAAGATTTTGAGTCTAAATCACTGTCTTTATTATATCCcggaaaatatttaatagtaTAATATGTTGTTATATATCTAAGATCGATTACGTTAAAGGGTGTTTTGTCAGGGTGTTTTCTTATTGTGTTTAAATACCAAGGAATAAAGTTACTTtcttttacatttttaggAGGTGAATAATTTGTAGTATCAATTCCACtttgaaataataaatgttttaatgtagaaaaaaaacaatcaCCATTTCCAACTACTTGAACACGACATAATGTTTCATTGTGTGGATGGAAGTAGGAAAGCCAATTTTTTGATGGAATATCATAATCATATTTTGAACATAATTGTTCTAAATGACGTTTAGGGGAATCAAATACTCcagtatttatataaactcTAAGGCCTTTCATTGTActaattaaattttcaataatGAGATCATTATCTTTTAATCCAGTTTGAGAATCTTCTAATACCTTTATATCAGATCTTGTTAAATAATctgtaaattttaaattaaactTATTATTAGCTTGATCGATTTGAgctatcaaaataataaatccaGTAGAGAATCTAAAATTTATAGATACTGATaaattgatatatttttttagtttataGTAACTgagaaaatatttctcaacgtcatattctttatttttatttgcattaaataaactattaaaatatttacgcGCCTCATCAAAGTTGTCATTATATTCATCTAATTTATCTGATGAAATAtgattattaaataaatgattataGTTTGCTTTTagcaaattaaaaaagttaacTATTTCGTTGCTAGcacttttataaaatgcattgtgtgataataattttatatttaatggtCTGAATCTCTTTGTAATTGTTGTTTCTTTAAATGGCTTTTGGGGGGTAGCTAAAATGTCTcttagtaaatatattaactcTCGATAATTGTTACTATACTCTATTTTTGATTTCATGGTGTTATTCACAATTGTGACAACCTTTACTTGTTCTTCTTTTGCTGCGCCATCATTGTTTGATGCTGTTGATATTAGTATAGTATGTAcacattttgtatatatgattGCTAATATGAGTGCGTAAAAATAGAAGATTAAACTTTTTATCTCCATCTATTTCGGTTGAGAATGTTATATGAGTGTTGTGGttgctttattttttatttttgcatTTCTTGGTTTTTCCTTTAGCATTgcaaagaaatatattattactcTCACATAGTAGGGGGAAAAAAATAGGCTTATgcaaatttattttgtgttTACATTTATGTAAGTGTGGTTTTCCTTTTATTAGCctatatcattatataaatcagGAGCagcttttaaaaatgaaagattAACTTAAAAACTGTTAAACAcacaaaaacaaatttatacaaaCTTTGCAACgtgaataatatacatgaattaattaaaatataaatactaaagcagtttaaaaaaaatatatgtatatcgATTTATCATATGCAATTAATTGGTTACTATTGAATGATTAGTAATATATACTaccatttattatataatatattttttttaaaaaaataaatcataagCATAATTATGTTgcatatgataaaaaaaaataataatattttgatataacTATAAAaggaattatttaattaatgatagataactttttttcttttcataCTAAAAAAGAACATATAttactataatttttttaatgcatGAACTTTGAAAAGCATAAAATTACTTGTTGcaatttatgcatatttacaaataataaaaaaaaaagtaataaaatatgttccctcattaattaaatatttttattattgcaTGACAATATTAGgggaatataataaagtaTTAATCATCTGGTTGTTTggttatttttgaaaattaaaattaataattaaaaaagtggcactaaatatttttgtctttacattgtttatatatgtatatatgcgTAGTAAAATAATCGAcatgtttttataaaaaaatacggGTTgctttgttattttttcctataattgcatatttatatttacaaaataataaacagtTTTAGACTTAATATGTGGGTACATGGAAagggaaaaatatttataataaaatttaattatcaaaatgtgtcaaaatatgtatactcttatatttcaatttaattgtttatttattttaaaattgtttttatatttttcataaaataaatgccCACTCTGGTGCACACTTTCTAATATGTTGTCTTCCTTCACAAAATTAAAGGCAGAAGTAAAAAGGAttaggaaataaaataaagaaaaaataaagaaatacatatatacatattctTTTGGTGTTATACTTTACATTACTTATTCAAACAAATACAATTAGTAAAATGGTGAAACATTTTAAGAAGAATACATCAttgaaattattaaaaaataattctatGTATAATGGGACTAAAATTGTATTGTCTATATTTGTCTGCGGATTAGtgcttatataaaattataaaaaaaaaaaaaactaaatatttatagacatttatttctataaatgtgtataatataaagaCAGACATATAAATATCCTAATGCAACcacaaaaaattttatgaatatatatactttgaGAGAATGGAATAAATTTTcgcaaaattaaaataattaaaaatttgagaactaattaaaaagaaaatatatataaacaatgtTTTACAGTCTAATGTGATCGCTATTTTGTGGTGATAAAATTTggaaattgtttttttttttataattttgtctAGTTATTTATGTGAAACATTTAGACcgttattaataatatagttaCATGTTTAGTGTTACAAAAAAGtgataaacatatttatacattcatatttgaaataaaaaaacgacatagaaatattacaaatataaaaaatggtgaGTAAATATTTGTTACTACTTATGTGTATTGTTCTGGGTATCCATGCGCATATacctaaaaaaaatagtaaaaaaggaaatatagaagttttaaaaaagaaagtaaGTAGATATgctaaaaattataaaaagtc contains:
- a CDS encoding ubiquitin-activating enzyme E1, putative, translated to MNELEKYKRQISLWGKEHQDILMSSCVCFLGSDLIIFEICKGLLLSGVHNLTIIDDQKVGENDLKYYMLNNSSKLHKYKCNIIKENLININKNANIKCVINNPIDYFYNNIMNDNNYDILICNLSVKNNLKIEKVCRKYNKKIITCNVTNVIGYLNIRIGKHIYMGKKQPNKLSCNDSTYSFSYYYNIALSLYDDLKEYINDVDYLNFQTNNELSKILFLAKIYHNFSYEINETIRSEKIIKCVKDKIKLTNISYGNLNKVDYFIYLLNIKKRIKFILQNNNYITNEGCNNHIYLFLIIYKSFIKKKKYMPYLYNGNNDGSKNVEPFRGINEIKTILKKRKYEDEKEIKFLIIKKKKKYNFKKDFEISHFVYLFSNFFYINFVDSEERVNKNQTLMENFLYFYYLHSVSCNHDNSLGSSLNDNGDCSSDGLREEHSLASSELLLCNDKKDLLNFGRHTHFNNIKKGEVEEEVVKQNCNDKDGTFLFFKMDNQKLRSMSYIDVNVNTLLEKIKISNKLFEDLDKLKHVSSNYLTTIMSGLITQEVIKICSIYLKPHINYYFIKTSSLQFMHSVYGYILIKTCISNSQRVCKD